The region caggtgtataaaattgagcacacagccatgcaatctctatagacaaacattggcagtggaatggcgttactgaagagatcagtgactttGAATGTGgctccgtcataggatgccagctttccaacaagtcagttcctcaagtttctgccctgctaggCTGCCCtggttaactgtaagtgctgttattgtgaagtggaaacttctaggagcaacaacggttcagccgcgaagtggtaggacacacacgctcacagaacgggaccgtcaAGTACTGAAGCATGTAGCATGTCGGTCGCGACACTCACTacggagttccaaactgcctctgaaagcaacgtcagcacaagaactgttcgtcaagagattcatgaaatgggtttacatggccgagcatccgcacacaagcctaacatcaccatgTTAATGCCCCACGTCCgctggagtgttgtaaagcttgccgcaattggactctggagcggtggaaatgcgttctctggggTGATAAATTACgcttcaccacctggcagtccaacggacgaatctgggtttggatgATGctaagagaacgctacctgccctaatgtttggtggaggaggaataaccatctgggggtgtttttcaaggttcgggctatgccccttaattccagtgaagggaaatctaaatgctacagcatacaatgatattctagacgattctgtgcttctatctttgtggcaacagtttgcgaaaggccctttcctgttttagcatgacaatgcccccgtgcacaaagcgaggtccatacagaaatggtcagtcgagattggtgtggaataacttgactggcctgcacagagccctgacctcaaccccatcacacacctttgggatgaattgtaatgccgactgcgagccaggcctaatcgcctaacttcagtgcccgacctcactaatgctcttgtggctgaatggaaggaagtacccgcagcaatgttccaacatcgagtggaaatccttcccagaagagtggaggctgttataacagcaaacagggcaccaactccatattaatgcagatgattttggaatgagatgttcgacgagcaggtgtccacatacatgtagtgtatatctgcctcactctcagaaaaaaagttgCACCGCAAAGTTTTACATAGTTAAATGTGACACATAattacatttttaataaagaactgtacaaatgtATTTGTGACTTAAATATGAAAAAAATGGCCTATATTTAACAGTCATATGAGATCTGGGCTCTGGTCACATGTAGTGTACAATACAGcgaatagagtgctatttgggacgaGGCCAACTAAACACTATAGCATGAGGCTACATTTATTATGGATAGAATTTATATgttaaatatacagtatacaagCATTATAATCCAGCTAAACAATGGgatatatatagcattttgcaacaaaaaaaacccaCATTTTAATAAACATCTAAAATCTATGAAGTAAAAATCTGATAACAGTAAAATTTGACACACACATAAAGGTACTCATAAGCAtttatttctgatgaaaaaaaacaaatgtgaaaaattggtggatatctaaccgttttggaaataaactatTTTTATGCTGCTCTCCTTTATTTGGACCAGATTAAGTTCTGACTTGGAACCGGAAGATCTGGTGACCAGCAGTTTAGCTATTTTAAAAGGGGATACGTTTCTCTTATGTAATTACAAAACCATTACAATGGATGACTAAAAATTATGTTAATAGGTTATTATCAATGAACAATTTAATAGAATGTTGTTACAAGAGTAATTACAGTGCAGGTAGCCTAACTGGTTTGAATCCCTTTCCCTAGGTGGAAAATCTGCTGATGTGCCCATGATTGATCAAGGCActaaaccctaattgctccagtaagtcgctctggatttagtatctgctaaatgacgtaaatgtaactaCATGTATAAGAGCATGAATTTTACTGTGTAAACCTATGTACTGTCTCtctcaaacccacacacacacacagccttcttcACACTAACAGCAGTGCTTGGTTTCTGTCCAACCCAGAACTTCATCAGTGTTATGCCCTGGACCCAGGGGACAATGTGCTCCTCATCAATCAATTACGATTATATATCGGCTGTTAACTAATCTAAATTAATGATAACTGTCTAAATTAACACACGGCCGTGGGAATTTTGTGGGTCAAAAAATATTGTAATATTTTAttaattattatatattattatatattatatattttgtatttatttatctgcAGCAccatcagcacccctacttcccatgGCTATGCTTACATGTTACTGCTGGCTATTCAAAACATTGCAGCCCAGTAGGCTTATAGTACATTAAACCACCCACATTATCTTTCGATTGTCATTACCCTCTAAAAGCACATAATAGCGTACATTAAGTGAGGAAGTGCATTACACAACAAAAGTGATGGATTTTCATTTGATAATAATCTTTCAATTGAATCATAAAATCTGAGACTAATGGGTTCTTGTTTTCTGAGGTTTAAAATTGCATTCCCTTAGCTCTCCAGCACATTGGCTGAgtggcagtggcggttctagaccatttctactggggggggggccaagctggggccagttgtactgttagaggtgccagttacattagacgtgattgttgtcatatcgttttcttcactgcattagcaggcaaaagaccatgttcataatcatcatcgttgccactgtctaataacggatgtaaaaaaaaaacgatagcaaaaatgtgttatgtaaaaattatttcatactccacattttgGGGGGCCACAAAGGGGTccaaattgttgtcacaggggcactgccccccccccccccccccccccccagaaccgctagtgctgaGTGGCCCTGATATCTACAATGTTGAATAATACGCAATACTTGTTTACAGTTTCCTAGTAATTGAGTATAGTTGATGATGTATTTGATTTTGGATCGAAAACCTTTCATTAGATTAGACTAAGCTACTTCAGCTATGAAGCGGCGGTTGATTTGGCGCACACCCATATCATTTTCTTGACCACAGTGAAATGCCCAATAGAGACTGCACATATTGTGATTGTAtacacatttaaataaataaaggaaaCAAGAAATGTGAGCAATAACAAAGATATATAACAAATATTTCATTTGTTGAACGACAACATTCATTTACAGAAGTTTCCTTGCTCACCCGTTGTAATTGAACATGGTATAGCCCTTGCAGTGGTTTGTGCCGCCGACGACTAATTTTCGCATACTCCACTTGGAGAAGAGTGTATTCAGTTGGTTCGAGGGAAGTATCGTTGGACCAAGTGTGCTCCAGATACTTTTGTTGTATCGTGTGTTCTGGGCATTATTGGGACTCCTCGAAATCTAATGGCTGTTTACGCACTTCACTTCAAAGGCTGACTCGAGCGTGTGCGAATATATTTTAGTGAGAACGGTGCGATCAAAACGAACTGCAACCGGATTTGAAATCCCCACTAAACACGAGGATCATGGTGAGAGACTGATTGGCAACAAAAACTTTTCTCTGCGTAAAATGTATTGCGAGGATGCTGTTTAGCTAATGAATGTAGTCGTTGCCTCCCAGTTTAAATCGGAAGTGGAGCTATTTCCTTCGGGGAAAAAGGTTGAAAAGTAGCCTTTTCCACGTGGAGGACAGGAACTAGAACGTGGATTGACTCAGGGGGGAAAAACATTTGTGCACGTAATAAGCGCTGTGCTTTGTTTCATCAGTCAGATTCATTGGAACCACGGGTGAAAAAATGCGTTTTGTGAGCTCATTGTTATGTTGTAAACTTGAATCCCTGGAAAATAAGACTCTGCTTCGTTTGTGGTTTTTCTTTGCTGTCCTTGTTTCAAATTCAGCCTGTCCTGACAAATGCGTCTGTTTCACGCCCACGGTAAAATGTGTGAACCAGGGCTTATTCATGGTTCCGCAATCATTGCCAGCAAACACTAAAACCCTGTTTATTACTGGGAACAACATTTCCCATCTCACAGCTGGGTCTTTCCCTGTGCCTCTTGAGCAGTTAACAGACTTGTATCTCACGGGAAACCAGGTGGAGCTGCTGGGGCACAATGTATTCAACAACTTGCCAAATCTCAGGCTGCTAGACTTGAGTAACAACAGGATTCTGAATTTTAGTGCTCAAGCCTTCCCTGATTACAACAAACTGCTGGATCTTAACCTCAGCAGGGCTTTTTACAACCATACTTCCATGGATGAGTTCTTCAGCCTGCTACGGAGTGGCGGAGCCCTTCAACTTACTCGCTTAGACCTGTCTAACAATGACCTGGTTGTCCTCCCTGAGGGCATGTTCTCCCACCTCTCCAACCTCACCATCCTCAACCTACAAAACAACTCCCTCATTTTCATCCGGAACGGAACGCTGAGTGTTCCTCCGCTCCGTGAGCTAGACTTGAGGGACAATGCCCTGAGGGAACTACCCAACACTACTCTGATGGACTTAAGCCTCAAGCCTGGGCTTCAGGTGCATCTGGCAGGGAACCCTTGGCTCTGTGACTGCAATATCGAGGACCTTGTTCGCTGGCTGAAGAGCTCCGAGCAGGTCACAGACAAGCAGAATATGACCTGTTCTGACCCTGAGGTACTGCGGCAGTTACCGTTGCTCCAGATAGAAGACTTGGAGTTGGAGTGTACCTTTTCAGGTGAAATGAAAAGTGTGCTGGAGACCTCGTATGTCTTCCTGGGCATGGTGCTGGCCTTGATCGGAGTGATATTTCTGCTGGTCCTCTACCTCAACAGGAAGGGGATAAAGCGGTGGATATACAATATTCGGGACGCGTGCAGGGACCACATGGAGGGCTACCATTACAGGTATGAGATCAGCTCGGACCCCAGGTTGGCCAACCTCAGTCTCAACTCAGACATTTAAGAGGACTGCTATGTGAGCCAGGGCCCCACAGTGACTGAGGCATTGTGACTTGTCAAGAGCAAGATATGCATGAGCATCTCTGTAGTTCCGGGGGGCTCCAGCCTGcctgcaacacccccccccccccccccccccccatagtaCTGTCCAGACTTCTACACCAGTCATGACTCTTACTAGCCAGTCATGACGACCCACAATCTGCCACCACGCATGCCCATGGCCCCTGCAATGCAGTGTCTGATTATTTGTTTTTACACCTTTTCATGTAGATCAACGTTCCATGGACTGAGAATCATGACTCAGATGGGCTTTGTGAGAGGGCTGTCTGTAATAATATGTAATATAACATTTTCCCTTCAAAAGAGGATGGTACGTAGAACTCCAACTAAACAGACTTATTTTGACTGGTAGTAACTAGGCtatatatacatatctatatCCTTTTTGCTGGTTATATTTTAAACACTTGTGTTTCTACTTTCCTCCCACTGCACAGTGTTGCTATGCTTGTTTAGTTGTATTTATTCCTTTTTAATATAATTATTAAAGCACTTGCTATTTTCTCTCACTAGTATTGCACTTGTTAGGTGGACACGATCAACATTTTTCATGATGTACAGCTGAATAAAATGTCTTGCATTGCTGTTTTCCTTTCTCGACTGAGGTCCTTTAAACTCCAGAGACTGAGGAATGTGGAGGTATTTGGGCACCAGAGAGAGTCACGGTCACGAAATGGAGACGCGCACACTCACTCATTGCAGGTTCAAACACATGCATGCAGACAGAGGTCATCCTGCCACAGCCAGCACCAACCATACCACACAGGCAAGACTTTACATGTCACCTTTTATACATTAAGAAGTTCTCTGTCAGCTCGTGCAGATGAGACATTACAGGCAGCAGCCATTGTTGACTGTCCAAATTTTACACTTAAGAGGGGAGAAAAGGCTAACTGGAACTTTTAAAGGTGGCAGAATTACCTTGAAGATGAATTGATTTGAAATACTTTCCAATTAAAGTTAAGTAACTTCCATTCTATTTGGGAAGCTAGACGTGACGGAATGTTCCTGTCCAATTAAATCCCTGCTAGGATTCAGATAGAAATCACTGGCGCGATAGTCAAGTGATTGCATAGCCCAGAACCAtccaaaaaatattattttgaggtATAGCCAATGGTCAGTGGATTTCTATCCGAATCCTCTTTGGTTCAACTACACCATTTACAGGAATGGCAGTCATTCAAAGCATTCCAACGTTGTGAGCCCAAAGGGGAAAAGTTAAGGGTTGTCTTTCTTGACAAATGCTAATGAAGGTACACAGTACCCACGGTTCTTACCAGGAGGGCACTCTACAGGCAGTATGGTATGGAAATTAGTTCATATTCTGCTTTAATCTGCAGTGTTTTAGGTGTGTGGTGTTAAAGTATCTTGTTTTTCAAGCACTGTTTACTTTCCTGCTAACTAAATGCTGTGCTCTGTTTCTATCTTGTGTCAAGTATGTATGAGTAAATATCAAATGTGGAACATTATTTTACAGGAAAAGTGTTCATAATTTGGATTATAAAGAAACTGCAGAGTTGGTGAACGTGTGAGTAAAACACCTGGCCATTACCTCACCATGCACATTGAAGACCACCCGGGAGGTAGTGTGAGCTAACAagcacaaacagaaacacactaaGTCTCTGTGCACAACTAAATACTACCTTCGCATAGCCCCGAGCAACTATACATATCCTCGTACCATAACAATGCCCAGACCTCCCTCATTCAGTCACTGGTGATGTGTGCTTTTCGGGCAATGTGTTTGAATGTTAAAGTGGCTCTTGTGtaagcagtttttttttttttccctggCTTTGTGATCATAGAGATTGTCCAAATGAATGCAGTGTGTGGGTGTTTAACCATGTTTCTTTGTCCCTCACTCTCAATACAAAGACAGTCTGTTTGCAGGGTCCAACAAGGATAATGCATTATAACCATTACACAGTAGGTTCATTTTAACCCCGGATTGACTTATGGAGGTAAGTTTAAAATATGTAGGCCTATCACGTATTTCTTATGTCTGCAATCAATCTTCCCAAACCTTATTGGCTTATTTAAAAGCAAACAATGCCATCCGGAGTAGAGGCTAGGCTATCCTTTTCAGGAATTCATTGTTTTGTCGTCTTAATTAGTTTCCAGCCAACCAccattgagagagagacacacactactgttcaaaagtttggcgtcacttagaaatgattgttttgaaagaaaaacactttttttttgtgtccattaaaataacatcaaattgatcagaattacagtgtagacattgttaatgttgtaaatgactattgtagctggaaacggcagatttaaaaaaatttatggaatatctacataggtgtacagaggcccattatcagcaaaaccatcactcctgtgtcccaatggcacgttatgttagctaatccaagtttatcactttaaaaggctaattgatcgttagaaaatccttttgcaattgttagcacagctgaaaactagcagattcattaaatagtacccgcaaaacaccactctcaacgtcaacagtaaagaggcgactccgggatgctggccttctttgcagagttcctctgtccactgtctgtgttcttttgcccatcttaatcttttatttttattggccagtctgagatatggctttttctttgcaactctgcctagaaggccagtctcccggagtcgcctcttcactgtcgacgttgagactggtgttttgctggtattatttaatgaagctgccagttgaggacttgtgaggtgtctgtttctcaaactagacactctaatgtacttgttctcttgctcagttgtgcaccggggcgtcccgctctttctattctggttagagccagtttgcgctgttctgtgaagggagtagtacacggtgttgta is a window of Salmo trutta chromosome 37, fSalTru1.1, whole genome shotgun sequence DNA encoding:
- the LOC115177378 gene encoding trophoblast glycoprotein; translation: MRFVSSLLCCKLESLENKTLLRLWFFFAVLVSNSACPDKCVCFTPTVKCVNQGLFMVPQSLPANTKTLFITGNNISHLTAGSFPVPLEQLTDLYLTGNQVELLGHNVFNNLPNLRLLDLSNNRILNFSAQAFPDYNKLLDLNLSRAFYNHTSMDEFFSLLRSGGALQLTRLDLSNNDLVVLPEGMFSHLSNLTILNLQNNSLIFIRNGTLSVPPLRELDLRDNALRELPNTTLMDLSLKPGLQVHLAGNPWLCDCNIEDLVRWLKSSEQVTDKQNMTCSDPEVLRQLPLLQIEDLELECTFSGEMKSVLETSYVFLGMVLALIGVIFLLVLYLNRKGIKRWIYNIRDACRDHMEGYHYRYEISSDPRLANLSLNSDI